GGCTTCGGCCTGCTGACGGGCAAGTACGACGTCTCGGGTACCGAAGGGCCGGACGCACCCAAGGAGGCGCGCATCGCCAAGTTCGAGACGGTGCGCAAGCAGCGCTGGGGCCGCGCCGATGCGCTGCGCGCCGCGCGCCGCTACAACGCGCTGGCGCGCGAGCACGGCCTCACGCCCACGCAGATGGCGCTGGCCTTCTGCTACACCAAATGGCAGGTGGCCAGCACCATCATCGGCGTGACCTCGGTGGCGCAGCTCGACGAAGACCTGGACGCCTGGGGCACGACGCTGTCGCCCGAGCTGCTGGCCGCGATCGACGCGGTCCGCTGGGAGATCCGCGACCCGGCGGTGTAGATGAAATCCCCCCGAAGCGCCTACGGCGCCTCCCCCCAAAGGGGGGCGCCACCAGCGGCCCGGCGAAGCCGGTTCCGCGGTGGCCCGCGAGTGGAGACCCTGCGGTGAGCAAGAAAAGCCACGTTAGTGAAACGCCGGCGACGCAATTCCTGAAGACCAACAAGGTTGTGTTCACCGAGCACCCCTACGAGTACCTGGAGCATGGCGGTGCGCAGCACAGTGCCGAGGTGCTGGGCTTCGATCCGTTCACCGTGGTCAAGACCCTGGTGATGCAGGACCAGGATGCCAAGCCGCTGCTGGTGCTGATGCACGGCAACCGCAAGGTCTCGACCAAGAACCTGGCGCGCCAGATCGGCGCCAAGTCGGTCGAGCCCTGCCAGCCCGAGGTGGCGAACCGGCACAGCGGCTACCTGGTGGGCGGCACTTCGCCGTTCGGCACGCGCCGGCAGATGCCGGTCTACATCGAGGAAAGCATCCTGGCGCTGCCCAGGATCGCCATCAACGGCGGGCGGCGCGGCTACCTCGTGGGGATCGATCCGCAGGTCTGCTTGCAGTTGCTCGGCGCCAAGGCGGTGCACTGCGCGCTGGAAGACTGAGCGCGCGCTGGCAGAATAACGGCTCCCACAGGAGACATCGTTGGACTACGTCTATTCCATTCTCGCCGCCATCGCGGCCTACCTCATCGGCTCGCTGTCGTTTGCCGTGATCGTGAGCCGCCTGATGGGCCTGAACGATCCGCGCACCTACGGCAGCAAGAACCCCGGCGCCACCAACGTGCTGCGCTCGGGCAGCAAGCCGGCGGCCGTCGTCACGCTGGTGCTGGACGCGGTCAAGGGCTGGCTGCCGGTGGCGCTGGTCAAGTGGTTCGGCCCGCCCTACGGGCTGGAGGACGGCACCCTGGCGCTGGTCGGGCTCGGCGCCTTCCTCGGCCATCTGTGGCCGGTGTTCTTCCGCTTCCAGGGCGGCAAGGGCGTGGCCACCGCGCTCGGCGTGCTGCTGGGCATCGACTGGCTGCTGGGGCTGGCGACGGCCGCGACCTGGCTGATCATCGCCTTCTTCTTCCGCTATTCGTCGCTGGCCTCGCTGGTGTCCGCCGCGTTCGCGCCGGCCTACTACCTGTTCGGCGACCGGCTGGCCTGGTACACGGAGAAGCCCATCCTGCTGGCCATCGTGGCCATGGCGCTGCTGCTGGCCTACCGCCACCGCGAGAACATCAACCGCTTGCTGCAAGGCAAGGAATCGAGACTGGGAGCCAAGGCGAAATGAGTGATTTTCAGCGTTTTCACGTGGGCCCGCGCCTGAGCGAGATGGCGGTGCACCACGGCACGATCTACCTCGCGGGCCAAGTGCCCGACGACAACAGCAAGGACATCCGCGGCCAGACGGCCGAGGTGCTGGCCATGGTGGACCGCCTGCTGGCCGAGGCCGGCAGCGACAAGACGCGCCTCTTGATGGTGCAGATCTTCCTGGCCGACATGGCCGATTTCCAGGGCATGAACGAGGTCTGGGACGCCTGGGTGGCGCCCGGCCACACGCCGCCGCGCGCCACGGTGCAGGCGCGCCTGGCCAAGCCGGACTGCCGGGTCGAGATCGTGGTGACGGCTGCCGCCCGCGGCTGAGCGCGGCTAGCGGTCGAGCAGGTAGCGCGTGACGACGGGCGGCGCGCTGCCGATGTGGAATTCGAGCTTGCGGTCGCGCAGCGCCACGTCGGCCGCCGTCACGCGGTCGAAGCGGCGCAGGTGCTCGGTCCAGGATTCGTCCACCACCTGCTCGACGTAGCGGTCGGGGTCGTTCATGTCGTTCAGCAGCGCCCAGTACAGCGCGCCCTGGCGCATGCGGCTGCGCCGGCTCTCCTGCATCAGCGCGCGGAACGCCTCGGCGTCGGCCGGGGCAACGCGGTACTCGATGGTGGTCTGCACGCGGCCGCTCTCGGGCGGCGTGTCGGCGGCGACGGGCACCTTGAACACGCGCGACGGCGTCAGGTCTTCCTCGATGCTGCGGTCAACCACCAGGCGCTGGATCAGCCACATCGCGGCCACGCCGGTGAAGGCCGAGATCACCAAGCTCGTGCTGATGCTGCTCAGGGTGGCGACCTGGCCCCAGAGCGCCGCGCCGGTGGCGGTGGCGCCCATGATGGCCATCTGGTAGATCGACATGCCGCGCGCGCGCACCCAGTCGGGCAGCGCCATCTGGGCCGACACGGTGAGCGAGTTGGCCACCGTGATCCAGGCCGTGCCCGCGAAGAACATCGCCGGCACCGCGATCCAGGCGCTGGGCGCGAAGGCCACGGTGAGCGTGGCCAGCGCCTGCAGCGCCGAGCCGCGGAACACCAGCGCTTCGTGCGGCATCCAGCGGCGCAGCCGCCCGAGCTGCAGCGCGGCCACGATGGCGCCCAGGCCCATGGCGGCCAGCAGCAGCGTGAAGGTGCCGGCATCGCCGCCCTGCAGGCCGCGCGCCACCAGCGGCAGCAGCGCCAGCAGGGCGGTGGAATGCAGGAAGAACAGCGAGATGCGCGCCAGCACGGCCTGCATGCGGCGTGACTGCCGCACGAACTGCACGCCCACGCGGATGGCGCTGCCCAGGCGCTCGCGCCCGAGCGGGCTCTCGGTGTGCACCCGCCGCCAGCGCATCAGGACGAAGCCCGCCGCCACCGACAAGAGCGCGTTGAGCACGAACACGTAGGCGCTGCCGGCGCTGGCGATCACGGCGCCCGCCAGCAGCGGGCCGATGATGCGCGAGGCGTTCATCGCCACGCCGTTGAGCGCCAGCGCGGCCGGCAGCTGCAGCCGCGGCACCAGCTCGGGCACGATCGCCGCGAACACCGGCCAGCGCATCGCCAGGCCGATGCCGTTGGCGAAGGTGAGGGCCAGCAGCAGCGGCGCCGTCATGTGGCCGAACAGGATGGTGGCGCACAGCAGCGTGGCCACCGTGGCGACCCAGAACTGCGTGAACATGAAGTAGCGCCTGCGGTCCAGGATGTCGGCCAGCGCGCCGCTGGGCAGGCCCAGCAGCAATACCGGCAGGGTCGAGGCCGACTGCACCAGCGCCACCCACAGCGGCGAGGGCGCGAGCGAGGTCATGAGCCAGGCGGCGGCCACGTCGTTCATCCACATGCAGGTGTTGGCCGCCAGCCAGGTGGCCCAGAGCATGCGGAACACCGGCCGCTTCAGCGGGGCGAAGGCCGACAGCTCGGCAGCGTCCGGCGCCGCGGGAGCGGGCGCCGGATCGTGGGGATTTTCAACGGGCATCAGGTTCGGAGGATAGCGGAGGTGCTATCAAATTGAGAGCATAAAATGTCCAGCGGACGAGGACATGAGCCCCATTTTATTCAAAAACGGCGGTCCAGCACCATCAGGTCGTTGTCGCGCCGCATGGTGAAGCGCGACAGGAAGCTGTTGCCCAGCAGCACGAAGGGCATGGGCTCGGGCGTGACCACCGCCTCCACCCCGTACACCTCGACGTCGTTCACGCGCACGGAGCCGAGCTGCACGCGCCAGCCCTGGGTCACGCCGTTGGCCGTGCCCATGCGCACCGGCTGGCCGGCCCGGTAGTCGAGCCCGACCCGGCCGGCCTCGGCCGCGCTCAGGCTGACCACGCTGGCGCCGGTGTCGACCATGAACTGGACGGCGCGGCCGTTGATGCTGCCCTGGGTCATGAAGTGGCCGCCGCTGCCGACCGGCAGCACGATCTTGTTGCCGCCGCCTGAGCCGCCCTTGCCGCCCACACTGACCGGCGCCTCGCCCACGCGCAGGGTCTGGCGTTTGCCGCCGATCTCCACCACGGCCAGGTCGCCGGCGGCTGACACCACCTTCACGCCCTGCACCGTGTCGCCCGGCCCGGCGGTGCGCGGCGCGCCGCCGTCCACCACCAGCAGCGCCTTGCTGCCCAGCACGCCCGTGAGCGCCACCGACTGGGCGGCGGCCGCGCCGCCGAGCAGCAGCGCCAGCACGGCCCCGCCGGACCGCAGGAGCAGGCGCAGCGGCTTCATGCGCCTCAGTCGCGGAAGTTGTTGAAGGACAGCGGCACGTCGGGCACGTCCTTCTTGATCAGCGCCATCGCGGCCTGCAGGTCGTCGCGCTTGGCGCCGGTCACGCGCACCGCGTCGCCCTGGATCGCGGCCTGCACCTTGAGCTTGCTGTCCTTGACGATGCGCGTGATCTTCTTGGCCTGCTCGGCCTCGATGCCGTTGCGCACCTTGATGAGCTGCTTGACCTTGTCGCCGCCGATCTTCTGCACCTCGCCCTTGTCGAGGAAGCGCACGTCCACGTTGCGCTTGGCCAGCTTGCTGGTGAGGATGTCCTCCACCTGCGTGAGCTGGAACGCGGCGTCGCCGAACAGCGTGATTTCCTTGTCCTTGAGCTCGATCGCGGCCGACGTGCCCTTGAAGTCGAAGCGCGTGCCGATCTCCTTGGCGGCGTTGTCGACCGCGTTTTTGACCTCAACCAGGTTGGGCTCGCAGACGGTGTCGAAAGAAGGCATGAAAACTCCCCCGGGAATAGTTGGATGCGGATGCGACAATTCTCCCATGTTCGTGGAGCAAAACGTACCCCTGCAACCCTACAACAGCTTCGGCATCGTGGCCCGGGCGCACACCCTGGTGCGCGTGCGCGACGAGGCCGACGTGCAGGCCGTGCTGGCCGATCCGCAGCTCGGGCCCGGGCGCAAGTTCGTGCTCGGCGGCGGCAGCAACATCGTGCTCACCGGCGACGTGAAGCCGGTGGTGCTCAAGGTGGAAATCCCGGGCCGGCGGCTGCTCGAGGAGACGCCGCGGGCCTGGATCGTGGAGGCCGGCGCCGGCGAGAACTGGCACGACTTCGTGGCCTGGACGCTGGAGCAGGGCTACCCGGGGCTGGAAAACCTCTCGCTGATCCCCGGCACCGTGGGCGCCGCGCCGGTGCAGAACGTGGGAGCCTACGGCGTGGAGCTGCAGGACCGCTTCGAATCGCTCGACGCGATCGACCTGGAAACCGGCCGCAGCTTCACCCTGGATGCAGCGCAATGCGCCTTCGGCTACCGCGACTCGGTGTTCAAGCACGAAAGCGCCCGGCCCGGCGGCTACGGCCTGGCCGGCAAGGCCCTGATCACCCGCGTGCGCTTTCGCCTGCCCCGGCCCTGGAAGCCGGTGCTGGGCTACCTCGAACTGGAGCGCCGGATGGCCGACGACGGCAACCGCGCGCCCTCGGCGCAGCAGATCCACGACTGGATCTGCGCCATCCGCCGCGCCAAGCTGCCCGATCCGCGCGTCACCGGCAACGCCGGCAGTTTCTTCAAGAACCCGACGGTCACGCCCGAGCAGTGCAGCGACATCATCGCGCGCGAGCCCAACATCGTGCACTACCCGATGCCCGACGGCACGGTCAAGCTGGCGGCCGGCTGGCTGATCGACGCCTGCGGCTGGAAGGGCAAGTCGGTCGGCCATGCCGGCGTCTACGAGAAGCAGGCGCTGGTGCTGGTGAACCGCGGCGGCGCCACCGGCGGCGAGGTGGTGACGCTGGCCAAGGCGATCCAGACCAGCGTGTACGAGCGTTTCGGCATCCGGCTCGAGCCGGAACCGGTGGTGGTATGACTTTTCCAGGGGGTGGCATGAAACGATGTCTTCTGCCGGTGGCGCTGCTGCTGGCGTCTTGCGGCAAGGCGGGCAGCGAGCCGATCGGCGAGGTGGACACCGTCTTCAAGCTGCTCGGGCCGGACCACAAGATCGTGGTCGAGGCCTTCGACGACCCCAAGGTGGCGGGCGTGACCTGCTACGTCTCGCGCGCCCGCACCGGCGGCATCAAGGGCGCGCTCGGCCTGGCCGAGGACAAGTCCGAGGCCTCCATCGCCTGCCGCCAGACCGGGCCCGTGAGCTTCACCGGCGCGCCGCTGGAGAAGCAGGAGGAGGTGTTCACGGAGCGCATCTCGCTGGTGTTCAAGAAACTGCGCGTGGTGCGCATGGTCGACACGCGGCGCAATGCGCTGGTGTACCTGACCTATTCCGACCGGGTGATCGAGGGCTCGCCCCAGAACAGCGTCACCGCGGTGGCGCTGCCGGCAGGCGTGACGGTGCGCGTGAAGTAGCAGGGCGGCGCGGGAAAAAAAGCCGCTCCGGGGGCCGCAGCCCCGGGAAAGGGCGCGCCGGCCTGCCGCAGGCCCGGCGCGATGGGTGCGACGGGCGCTTCAGTGCGCCGGGTCATGCCACCAGGCGTTGTAGTTCTTGTCGGTCAACAGAACCCACAGGGCCAGCACCATGATGACAATGCCGGAAACCACTGCGTTGACGGTGGCGTCATGGTTCGAGCTGAACCCCAGCAGCCAGGGGGATGCCACCATCCACAGCCCCAGCACGCTTTCGGTCCATTCTTCCCAGGCGCGCGGCACGAAGATCGCTCCGAGCGAGGCGGCGATGAGCGCCAGGCCGACGATCACGCCGTTGGTCATCACCGTCGTGTCGGCCTGCAAGCCCAGCACCCACGGCGAAAGAACCAGCCAGATACCCAGCACAGCGTTGACCGGGTCCTGCCAATGCCTCATCTTCTTCATGGCTTTTACCTCCTGCCGCTGTATGCGAACAGTTGACGCCAGCGGCAACAGGTTGGACCCGGCGTGCGGGGCTTGGTTCCCTGCGCGGGCTCAGTGGTCCTTGTCGTTGCCCAGGCTCGGCAGCGCGGCGCCTTCGCCCAGCGACAGCAGGCCGCTGCGGGTGTAGATGCCCAGTTTGTCGCGCGTGTCCACGATGTCGAGGTTGCGCATGGTGAGCTGGCCGATGCGGTCGGCCGGCGAGAACGGCGCGTCCTCGACTTTTTCCATGCTCAGCCGCTCGGGCTTGTA
This Variovorax terrae DNA region includes the following protein-coding sequences:
- the plsY gene encoding glycerol-3-phosphate 1-O-acyltransferase PlsY, yielding MDYVYSILAAIAAYLIGSLSFAVIVSRLMGLNDPRTYGSKNPGATNVLRSGSKPAAVVTLVLDAVKGWLPVALVKWFGPPYGLEDGTLALVGLGAFLGHLWPVFFRFQGGKGVATALGVLLGIDWLLGLATAATWLIIAFFFRYSSLASLVSAAFAPAYYLFGDRLAWYTEKPILLAIVAMALLLAYRHRENINRLLQGKESRLGAKAK
- a CDS encoding SPW repeat protein, with protein sequence MKKMRHWQDPVNAVLGIWLVLSPWVLGLQADTTVMTNGVIVGLALIAASLGAIFVPRAWEEWTESVLGLWMVASPWLLGFSSNHDATVNAVVSGIVIMVLALWVLLTDKNYNAWWHDPAH
- a CDS encoding MFS transporter; amino-acid sequence: MPVENPHDPAPAPAAPDAAELSAFAPLKRPVFRMLWATWLAANTCMWMNDVAAAWLMTSLAPSPLWVALVQSASTLPVLLLGLPSGALADILDRRRYFMFTQFWVATVATLLCATILFGHMTAPLLLALTFANGIGLAMRWPVFAAIVPELVPRLQLPAALALNGVAMNASRIIGPLLAGAVIASAGSAYVFVLNALLSVAAGFVLMRWRRVHTESPLGRERLGSAIRVGVQFVRQSRRMQAVLARISLFFLHSTALLALLPLVARGLQGGDAGTFTLLLAAMGLGAIVAALQLGRLRRWMPHEALVFRGSALQALATLTVAFAPSAWIAVPAMFFAGTAWITVANSLTVSAQMALPDWVRARGMSIYQMAIMGATATGAALWGQVATLSSISTSLVISAFTGVAAMWLIQRLVVDRSIEEDLTPSRVFKVPVAADTPPESGRVQTTIEYRVAPADAEAFRALMQESRRSRMRQGALYWALLNDMNDPDRYVEQVVDESWTEHLRRFDRVTAADVALRDRKLEFHIGSAPPVVTRYLLDR
- the murB gene encoding UDP-N-acetylmuramate dehydrogenase, whose protein sequence is MFVEQNVPLQPYNSFGIVARAHTLVRVRDEADVQAVLADPQLGPGRKFVLGGGSNIVLTGDVKPVVLKVEIPGRRLLEETPRAWIVEAGAGENWHDFVAWTLEQGYPGLENLSLIPGTVGAAPVQNVGAYGVELQDRFESLDAIDLETGRSFTLDAAQCAFGYRDSVFKHESARPGGYGLAGKALITRVRFRLPRPWKPVLGYLELERRMADDGNRAPSAQQIHDWICAIRRAKLPDPRVTGNAGSFFKNPTVTPEQCSDIIAREPNIVHYPMPDGTVKLAAGWLIDACGWKGKSVGHAGVYEKQALVLVNRGGATGGEVVTLAKAIQTSVYERFGIRLEPEPVVV
- a CDS encoding retropepsin-like aspartic protease family protein, translating into MKPLRLLLRSGGAVLALLLGGAAAAQSVALTGVLGSKALLVVDGGAPRTAGPGDTVQGVKVVSAAGDLAVVEIGGKRQTLRVGEAPVSVGGKGGSGGGNKIVLPVGSGGHFMTQGSINGRAVQFMVDTGASVVSLSAAEAGRVGLDYRAGQPVRMGTANGVTQGWRVQLGSVRVNDVEVYGVEAVVTPEPMPFVLLGNSFLSRFTMRRDNDLMVLDRRF
- a CDS encoding aminoacyl-tRNA deacylase encodes the protein MSKKSHVSETPATQFLKTNKVVFTEHPYEYLEHGGAQHSAEVLGFDPFTVVKTLVMQDQDAKPLLVLMHGNRKVSTKNLARQIGAKSVEPCQPEVANRHSGYLVGGTSPFGTRRQMPVYIEESILALPRIAINGGRRGYLVGIDPQVCLQLLGAKAVHCALED
- a CDS encoding CreA family protein, yielding MKRCLLPVALLLASCGKAGSEPIGEVDTVFKLLGPDHKIVVEAFDDPKVAGVTCYVSRARTGGIKGALGLAEDKSEASIACRQTGPVSFTGAPLEKQEEVFTERISLVFKKLRVVRMVDTRRNALVYLTYSDRVIEGSPQNSVTAVALPAGVTVRVK
- a CDS encoding YajQ family cyclic di-GMP-binding protein; amino-acid sequence: MPSFDTVCEPNLVEVKNAVDNAAKEIGTRFDFKGTSAAIELKDKEITLFGDAAFQLTQVEDILTSKLAKRNVDVRFLDKGEVQKIGGDKVKQLIKVRNGIEAEQAKKITRIVKDSKLKVQAAIQGDAVRVTGAKRDDLQAAMALIKKDVPDVPLSFNNFRD
- a CDS encoding RidA family protein — its product is MSDFQRFHVGPRLSEMAVHHGTIYLAGQVPDDNSKDIRGQTAEVLAMVDRLLAEAGSDKTRLLMVQIFLADMADFQGMNEVWDAWVAPGHTPPRATVQARLAKPDCRVEIVVTAAARG